In Eucalyptus grandis isolate ANBG69807.140 chromosome 4, ASM1654582v1, whole genome shotgun sequence, the following proteins share a genomic window:
- the LOC104440862 gene encoding LOW QUALITY PROTEIN: nodulin-26 (The sequence of the model RefSeq protein was modified relative to this genomic sequence to represent the inferred CDS: inserted 1 base in 1 codon) translates to MAENGNHGVVVDMKDTNSTPKIKEEACPCFSLPFFQKCIAEMLGTYFLIFAGCGSVAVNKNDHVVTQPGIAIVWGLVVMVLVYSVGHISGAHFNPAVTIAFAVTRRFPLKQVPAYVLAQLIGSTLAAGTLRLLFXRSHDQFTGTQPSGSDLQSFVIEFIITFYLMFVICGVATDTRAIGELAGLAVGSTILLNVMFTGPVTGASMNPARSLGPAIVSKQYKGIWIYLLAPTMGAISGAAVYNTIRFTNKPLREVVPSGSFLRSSERNSVRNSGRSGSN, encoded by the exons ATGGCTGAGAATGGAAATCATGGTGTTGTGGTGGACATGAAGGACACGAACTCCACCCctaaaatcaaagaagaagcaTGCCCCTGTTTCTCTCTGCCTTTCTTCCAAAAG TGTATAGCGGAGATGCTCGGGACCTACTTCTTGATATTCGCCGGTTGTGGGTCAGTGGCGGTGAACAAGAATGATCATGTGGTGACGCAGCCGGGGATTGCGATTGTGTGGGGGCTCGTGGTGATGGTCCTCGTTTACTCCGTCGGCCACATCTCCGGTGCCCATTTCAATCCTGCCGTCACCATCGCTTTTGCCGTCACCAGGAGATTCCCACTGAAGCAg GTGCCGGCTTATGTATTGGCACAACTAATTGGGTCGACCCTCGCGGCCGGGACACTCCGGTTGTTGT ACAGGAGCCACGACCAATTTACGGGGACGCAGCCTTCCGGGTCGGACTTGCAATCCTTCGTGATCGAGTTCATCATAACGTTCTACCTCATGTTTGTCATCTGCGGTGTTGCCACTGATACTAGAGCT ATTGGAGAGCTTGCTGGCCTTGCTGTCGGTTCAACTATACTGCTCAATGTGATGTTTACCGG GCCGGTTACTGGAGCATCGATGAACCCGGCGAGAAGCTTGGGGCCGGCGATCGTGTCTAAACAATACAAAGGGATCTGGATATACCTACTCGCCCCAACCATGGGCGCGATATCAGGGGCTGCTGTCTACAACACCATCCGGTTCACCAACAAGCCTTTGCGTGAGGTCGTGCCGAGCGGCTCGTTCCTGAGAAGCAGCGAGAGAAACAGCGTGAGAAACAGCGGGAGAAGTGGCTCCAActga